In a genomic window of Wyeomyia smithii strain HCP4-BCI-WySm-NY-G18 chromosome 1, ASM2978416v1, whole genome shotgun sequence:
- the LOC129718655 gene encoding electron transfer flavoprotein subunit alpha, mitochondrial gives MFARYSTSIARSAKLCRFQSTLVLAEHNNEALNPITSNAVTAAKKLGGEVTVLVAGTKVGSIAEAAAKLDGVSKVLVAEGDAFKGLLAESVTPLVLATQEKLKFTHIVAGASAFGKAVLPRIAAKLDVSPISEIIEVKSADTFVRTIYAGNAIQTIKSKDAVKVITVRGTNFEAAGSTGSGTVEKVAESDFKNSLTEFVSQELTKSDRPSLTAAKIVISGGRGMKSGDNFKMLYDLADKWGAAVGASRAAVDAGFVPNDLQIGQTGKIVAPELYIAVGISGAIQHLAGMKDSKTIVAINKDPEAPIFQVADYGLVADLFKAVPEINEKC, from the exons ATGTTTGCCAGATATTCAACTAGCATTGCACGCTCTGCAAAG ttATGCCGGTTCCAAAGTACACTGGTACTAGCCGAACATAATAACGAGGCTTTAAATCCAATAACATCTAACGCTGTAACAGCGGCTAAGAAGTTGGGCGGTGAAGTTACGGTCCTAGTAGCTGGTACGAAAGTGGGAAGCATTGCAGAAGCTGCTGCCAAATTAGATGGAGTTAGTAAAGTCTTGGTTGCTGAAGGAGATGCCTTTAAAGGTCTACTGGCGGAGTCGGTAACGCCATTGGTGTTGGCCACTCAAGAAAAGTTAAAATTCACGCACATTGTCGCGGGGGCTTCCGCTTTCGGTAAAGCGGTTTTGCCACGGATCGCCGCTAAACTGGATGTATCtccaatttcggaaattatCGAAGTTAAATCAGCGGATACGTTTGTTAGGACAATCTATGCTG GTAACGCAATTCAAACTATTAAATCTAAAGATGCTGTAAAAGTTATCACTGTTCGAGGCACAAACTTTGAAGCAGCTGGTTCCACAGGAAGTGGCACAGTAGAAAAAGTAGCCGAGagtgattttaaaaatagtttgaccGAATTCGTGAGCCAAGAACTAACTAAATCAGACCGCCCTTCATTGACTGCAGCTAAAATTGTGATCTCTGGCGGACGCGGCATGAAATCCGGTGATAACTTTAAAATGCTCTATGATCTGGCTGACAAATGGGGCGCTGCTGTAGGAGCTTCCCGTGCTGCCGTCGACGCTGGCTTTGTTCCAAACGATTTACAAATTGGACAAACGGGAAAAATAGTTGCGCCCGAGTTGTATATCGCAGTCGGTATTTCTGGTGCTATTCAACATTTAGCGGGTATGAAGGACTCGAAAACtattgtagcaatcaacaagGATCCAGAGGCTCCAATTTTCCAAGTGGCAGATTATGGCTTAGTAGCTGATTTATTCAAGGCAGTACCAGAGATTAATGAAAAATGTTAA
- the LOC129718656 gene encoding putative inner dynein arm light chain, axonemal — MAERNLELQTTLVRYNNPVLVVKHVEKKESPPDVSKEQTGRPGSGGAVIVDSPRETEEILNCILPPKTWEEDGQLWTQTVSSTPATRQDVINLQEMLDTRLQQTQARETGICPVRRELYTQCFDELIRQVTINCTERGLLLLRVRDEIAMSMEAYETLYCSSVSFGIRKALQAQEGKEKLQERIILLEKEKETLENSISDMKIKGDQAERRNAELRASEEKKHAEEIAFLKKTNSQLKAQLEGIIAPKK, encoded by the exons ATGGCTGAACGAAACCTCGAGCTTCAAACCACACTAGTTCGTTACAACAATCCCGTGCTGGTGGTCAAACATGTCGAAAAGAAAGAAAGTCCGCCTGATGTGTCAAAGGAGCAAACTGGTCGTCCCGGATCCGGCGGAGCTGTTATCGTGGACAGTCCGCGCGAGACAGAAGAAATACTCAACTGTATTCTTCCTCCTAAAACATGGGAAGAGGATGGACAACTGTGGACACAAACGGTTTCTAGCACACCTGCCACCCGACAGGATGTTATCAATCTCCAAGAAATGCTAGATACCAGGCTCCAGCAAACGCAAGCTCGTGAGACAGGCATTTGTCCCGTTCGCAGGGAGTTATATACGCAATGCTTCGATGAGCTGATCAGGCAGGTTACGATCAATTGCACAGAACGAGGCTTGTTATTGCTAAGAGTGCGAGATGAGATAGCCATGTCAATGGAAGCATACGAGACTCTTTATTGTAGTTCGGTTTCGTTTGGTATTCGAAAGgctttgcaagcccaggagggcaAGGAAAAACTGCAGGAAAGGATCATACTGctggagaaagaaaaagaaacttTAGAAAACTCTATCAGTGACATGAAGATAAAAGGTGATCAAGCAGAGAGAAGGAATGCAGAACTTAGGGCTTCCGAGGAGAAAAAACATGCCGAAGAGATTGCATTCCTGAAAAAAACCAACTCACAGTTGAAG GCTCAACTGGAAGGTATCATCGCACCAAAGAAATAA